The Roseovarius sp. EL26 genome has a window encoding:
- a CDS encoding single-stranded DNA-binding protein, which produces MAGSVNKVILIGNLGRDPEVRTFQNGGKVCNIRIATSENWKDRNTGERRERTEWHSVAIFNEGLVRVAEQYLRKGSKVYIEGQLQTRKWQDQSGNDRYSTEVVLQGFGSTLTMLDGRGEGGGGGGGQGGGYGGGYGGGGQGGGYDSGPSQGGQSSQGGGGGRQDYDDEIPF; this is translated from the coding sequence ATGGCCGGTTCCGTCAACAAGGTAATCCTCATCGGCAATCTGGGTCGCGACCCCGAAGTGCGTACGTTCCAAAACGGTGGGAAAGTCTGCAACATTCGTATTGCGACGTCGGAAAACTGGAAAGATCGTAACACCGGTGAACGACGCGAACGCACCGAATGGCACTCTGTCGCGATTTTCAACGAAGGTCTTGTCCGTGTGGCTGAGCAATACTTGCGCAAAGGCTCCAAGGTCTACATCGAAGGCCAGCTGCAAACCCGCAAATGGCAAGATCAGAGCGGCAATGACCGCTATAGCACCGAAGTGGTGCTTCAAGGCTTTGGCAGCACTTTGACCATGCTGGATGGTCGCGGCGAAGGTGGTGGCGGTGGTGGTGGCCAAGGCGGCGGCTATGGCGGCGGATACGGTGGCGGTGGCCAAGGTGGCGGCTACGACTCTGGCCCATCCCAAGGCGGCCAGAGCAGCCAAGGTGGCGGCGGTGGACGTCAGGATTACGACGACGAAATCCCGTTCTAA
- the typA gene encoding translational GTPase TypA, producing MDLRNIAIIAHVDHGKTTLVDELLKQSGAFRANQAVDERAMDSNDLERERGITIFAKPTSVEWKGTRINIVDTPGHADFGGEVERILSMVDGVVLLVDAAEGPMPQTKFVTSKALALGLRPIVVLNKVDKPDAEPDRALDECFDLFASLDANDDQLDFPHMYASGRSGWADHELDGPRSDLSAMFDLIVNHVPAPKQLNRVDEDFRMLATTLGSDPFVGRILTGRVESGRLKVGATVQALSRVGQKIEQFRVTKIQAFRGLQTQDIEEATAGDIVSLAGMSKSTVADTICALAVDVPLEAQPIDPPTITVTFGINDSPLAGREGKKVQSRVIRERLMKEAESNVAIRITDTPGGEAFEVAGRGELQMGVLIENMRREGFELSISRPQVLLRDGEDGKKLEPIEEVTVDVDDEYSGAVIEKLTSTRKGELTEMKPAGAGKTRIMALVPSRGLIGYHGEFLTDTRGTGVLNRVFHSWAPHKGAIPGRRAGVLISMENGESVAYALWNLEDRGKMFIGAQAKIYTGMIIGEHSRENDLEVNPLKGKKLTNVRASGTDEAVRLTTPITLSLEEAIAYIDNDELVEVTPESIRLRKRYLDPHERKRNAKSLS from the coding sequence ATGGATCTGCGCAACATCGCCATCATCGCTCACGTTGACCACGGCAAAACAACGCTGGTCGATGAGCTGCTCAAACAATCGGGTGCCTTTCGCGCCAATCAGGCCGTTGATGAACGCGCCATGGACAGCAATGATCTTGAACGCGAACGCGGGATCACCATCTTTGCCAAACCCACATCGGTGGAATGGAAAGGCACCCGTATCAACATCGTTGACACCCCCGGTCACGCCGATTTTGGTGGCGAGGTTGAGCGGATCTTGAGCATGGTTGACGGTGTGGTTCTGCTGGTTGACGCAGCCGAAGGCCCGATGCCACAAACCAAGTTTGTAACCTCCAAGGCGCTTGCTCTGGGTCTGCGCCCTATTGTGGTTCTCAACAAGGTCGACAAACCCGATGCCGAGCCTGATCGCGCATTGGACGAGTGTTTTGACCTGTTCGCCAGCCTCGACGCTAACGATGATCAGCTTGACTTCCCACACATGTATGCCTCAGGCCGTTCCGGCTGGGCCGACCACGAGCTTGACGGTCCTCGCTCTGATCTGTCTGCAATGTTCGACCTGATCGTTAATCACGTCCCTGCCCCCAAGCAGCTGAACCGTGTTGACGAAGATTTCCGCATGCTGGCAACCACTTTGGGTTCTGACCCGTTTGTGGGCCGTATCCTGACGGGCCGCGTTGAATCCGGTCGTCTCAAGGTTGGCGCCACAGTTCAGGCGTTGTCGCGCGTTGGTCAAAAAATTGAACAATTCCGCGTCACCAAAATCCAAGCCTTCCGCGGTCTGCAAACCCAAGACATTGAAGAGGCAACCGCCGGTGACATCGTCAGCCTTGCCGGCATGTCAAAATCAACCGTGGCCGATACCATCTGCGCCTTGGCAGTAGACGTTCCGCTGGAAGCGCAGCCAATTGACCCGCCAACCATTACGGTCACTTTCGGTATCAACGACAGCCCACTGGCCGGCCGCGAAGGCAAAAAGGTGCAATCGCGGGTTATTCGTGAACGCCTAATGAAAGAAGCGGAATCAAACGTCGCCATTCGCATCACCGATACCCCAGGTGGCGAAGCTTTTGAGGTCGCCGGTCGCGGTGAACTTCAGATGGGCGTTTTGATCGAAAACATGCGCCGCGAAGGCTTTGAGCTGTCAATCTCGCGCCCTCAGGTTCTGCTGCGTGACGGCGAAGATGGCAAAAAGCTAGAGCCAATTGAAGAAGTCACCGTCGACGTCGATGACGAGTACTCCGGTGCCGTGATCGAAAAGCTGACCAGCACACGCAAGGGTGAACTGACTGAGATGAAACCAGCTGGGGCTGGCAAAACCCGCATCATGGCGTTGGTACCCTCACGTGGCCTGATTGGCTATCACGGCGAGTTTCTGACCGATACCCGTGGTACTGGCGTTCTGAACCGTGTGTTCCATTCTTGGGCCCCGCATAAGGGTGCAATTCCTGGCCGTCGCGCTGGCGTTCTGATTTCGATGGAAAACGGTGAATCCGTGGCCTACGCCCTGTGGAACCTGGAAGATCGCGGCAAGATGTTCATTGGCGCACAAGCCAAGATCTACACGGGCATGATCATTGGTGAGCATTCACGCGAAAACGATCTCGAGGTGAACCCGCTCAAAGGCAAGAAACTGACTAACGTTCGCGCCTCCGGCACCGACGAAGCAGTTCGCCTGACCACACCAATCACCCTGTCGCTGGAAGAGGCCATCGCCTACATCGACAACGATGAGCTGGTCGAGGTCACACCGGAATCGATCCGCCTGCGTAAGCGTTATCTTGACCCACATGAGCGTAAGCGCAACGCCAAGTCTCTGTCATAA
- a CDS encoding MOSC domain-containing protein, whose translation MQGFAELLKTHSAPGRIEWIGLRSERKADLRSVENANVELDGLAGDHARPGKRALTLIQAEHFPVIAALCGHEVILPEVLRRNVVISGINLTALRHNRLRLGPCEIEFTAPCAPCSRMEAALGKGGYNAMRGHGGWCAQILKPGRIAIGDTLEVIRD comes from the coding sequence ATGCAGGGCTTTGCTGAATTGCTAAAAACGCATTCGGCACCGGGGCGCATTGAATGGATTGGCTTGCGATCTGAACGCAAGGCCGATTTACGATCGGTTGAGAACGCTAACGTTGAATTGGATGGCTTGGCCGGGGATCATGCGCGGCCGGGTAAGCGCGCCCTTACGTTAATTCAAGCAGAGCATTTCCCGGTGATTGCAGCGCTTTGTGGGCATGAAGTGATTTTGCCAGAGGTGTTGCGCCGTAATGTCGTGATCAGCGGTATCAATCTGACAGCGCTGCGCCACAACAGGTTGCGACTTGGACCATGCGAGATTGAATTTACCGCACCTTGCGCACCGTGTTCCCGGATGGAGGCAGCCCTTGGCAAAGGTGGCTATAACGCCATGCGCGGGCATGGAGGGTGGTGCGCCCAGATTTTGAAACCCGGGCGCATCGCGATTGGGGATACGCTGGAAGTAATCCGCGATTAA
- a CDS encoding DUF1330 domain-containing protein produces MPALWIAHVTVTDDESYGKYAKLAGPAIEKHGGYFIARAGRYVQLEGKERPRNVVAKFPSVEAAETCYHSAEYQEALSHARDASERELLIVETTE; encoded by the coding sequence ATGCCAGCACTTTGGATTGCACATGTCACGGTGACCGACGATGAGTCTTATGGCAAATACGCCAAGCTAGCGGGGCCTGCTATTGAAAAGCACGGGGGGTATTTTATTGCCCGTGCCGGGCGTTACGTCCAGCTGGAAGGCAAAGAGCGTCCGCGCAATGTTGTGGCCAAGTTTCCTAGCGTTGAAGCCGCGGAAACCTGCTATCACAGTGCAGAGTACCAAGAGGCGTTAAGCCATGCGCGCGATGCATCCGAGCGTGAATTGTTGATCGTGGAAACGACAGAATAA
- the alaS gene encoding alanine--tRNA ligase: MPTLNEIRSTFLNYFDKNGHQIVDSSPLVPRNDPTLMFVNSGMVQFKNLFTGVETRDYTRATTSQKCVRAGGKHNDLDNVGYTARHHTFFEMLGNFSFGDYFKNEAIPFAWELITKEFGIDKNRLLTTVYHTDDEAFEIWKKLGVPEDRIIRIATSDNFWQMGPTGPCGPCTEIFYDHGDHIWGGPPGSAEEDGDRFIEIWNVVFMQNEQFEDGSMKALDMQSIDTGMGLERIGALLQGSHDNYDTDLFKALIEASANATNVDPYGDQNVHHRVIADHLRSTSFLIADGVMPSNDGRGYVLRRIMRRAMRHAHLLGAKDPVMYRLVPSLVAQMGAAYSELGRAQAMIEETLLLEETRFKQTLERGLRLLDDELDGLGEGAALPGQTAFKLYDTYGFPLDLTQDALREQGREVDTDGFDAAMAEQKAKARAAWSGSGEAADATIWFDIAEENGTTDFLGYDTEVAEGQILTLVQDGATTDAAAKGEKVQVILNQTPFYAESGGQVGDNGELKTETGRVQVTDTKKTAGVFIHIGEVIEGDITKGQAAQLEVGHARRTAIRANHSAAHLLHEALRGALGEHVAQRGSLNAADRLRFDFSHSKAMSAEELRRVETEVNAYIRQNTPVETRIMTPDDARDLGAQALFGEKYGDEVRVVSMGTDASSGKGMDGQTYSIELCGGTHVRQTGDIGVFALVGESASSSGVRRIEALTGESGFAHLSAQARRVSEIAADLKAKPEELADRIKAMSDERKALSNEVAQLRRELAMAGGAGQAAGPEAREINGVQFLSQVLSGVSGRDLPALIDEHKNRLGSGAVLLIADADGKAAVAAGVTKDMTDKVSAVDLVRAVTPELGGKGGGGRPDMAQGGGRDASNAEAAIKAAEAVLEG, from the coding sequence ATGCCGACGCTGAATGAAATTCGTTCCACATTTCTGAATTACTTTGACAAAAACGGTCACCAGATCGTGGACAGCTCGCCGCTGGTACCGCGCAATGACCCAACGCTGATGTTCGTCAACTCAGGGATGGTACAATTCAAAAACCTGTTCACCGGTGTTGAAACCCGTGATTACACCCGCGCCACAACGTCGCAAAAATGCGTCCGCGCCGGTGGTAAACACAACGATCTGGACAACGTTGGCTATACGGCGCGTCACCATACTTTTTTTGAAATGCTGGGGAATTTTTCATTCGGAGATTATTTCAAGAATGAGGCGATCCCTTTTGCTTGGGAACTGATCACCAAAGAATTTGGAATCGATAAAAACCGCCTGCTGACCACAGTATATCACACTGATGATGAGGCGTTTGAGATCTGGAAGAAATTGGGCGTGCCAGAGGACCGGATCATTCGCATCGCAACCAGTGACAATTTTTGGCAAATGGGCCCCACAGGGCCATGCGGTCCATGCACCGAGATTTTTTATGATCACGGCGATCACATCTGGGGCGGTCCTCCGGGCTCAGCCGAGGAAGATGGCGACCGGTTCATTGAGATCTGGAACGTTGTTTTCATGCAAAACGAACAATTCGAAGATGGATCGATGAAGGCGTTGGACATGCAGTCGATCGATACCGGCATGGGGTTGGAACGGATTGGTGCTTTGCTGCAAGGCAGCCATGACAACTATGACACGGATCTGTTCAAGGCGCTGATCGAGGCGTCGGCCAATGCCACCAATGTAGACCCTTATGGGGATCAGAACGTACATCACCGTGTGATTGCAGATCACTTGCGATCAACCTCTTTCTTGATTGCGGATGGGGTGATGCCATCGAATGACGGACGTGGGTACGTTCTTCGCCGGATCATGCGCCGGGCAATGCGGCATGCGCATCTGCTGGGTGCAAAAGACCCGGTCATGTATCGATTGGTTCCTTCTCTGGTGGCCCAAATGGGCGCGGCGTATTCTGAGTTGGGCCGTGCGCAGGCGATGATTGAAGAAACGCTGCTGTTGGAAGAAACCAGGTTTAAACAAACGCTTGAGCGGGGCTTGCGACTGTTGGATGATGAGCTGGATGGCTTAGGCGAAGGTGCTGCATTGCCGGGGCAAACGGCCTTTAAGCTCTATGACACCTATGGTTTTCCGCTTGATTTGACACAGGATGCGCTGCGCGAGCAGGGCCGTGAAGTCGACACAGATGGTTTTGATGCGGCTATGGCCGAGCAAAAAGCCAAGGCACGCGCGGCCTGGTCCGGATCTGGTGAGGCGGCGGATGCCACAATCTGGTTTGATATTGCAGAAGAGAATGGCACGACCGATTTCCTTGGCTACGACACTGAGGTAGCTGAAGGTCAAATTCTGACCCTTGTGCAAGACGGGGCCACAACCGATGCCGCTGCGAAAGGTGAAAAAGTGCAGGTCATCCTGAACCAGACTCCTTTTTATGCCGAATCTGGTGGACAGGTTGGCGACAATGGCGAGTTGAAAACAGAAACGGGCCGGGTTCAGGTCACTGACACCAAAAAAACCGCGGGCGTGTTCATTCACATTGGCGAGGTGATTGAGGGCGACATTACCAAAGGGCAGGCGGCTCAATTAGAAGTTGGCCACGCCCGCCGCACGGCAATCCGGGCGAACCACTCGGCGGCGCACTTGTTGCATGAGGCCCTGCGCGGGGCATTGGGCGAACACGTGGCGCAGCGAGGATCGTTGAATGCGGCGGACCGTTTGAGGTTCGATTTCAGCCATTCCAAGGCGATGAGCGCTGAAGAACTGAGACGAGTTGAAACCGAAGTAAACGCCTATATTCGCCAGAACACACCGGTCGAGACGCGGATTATGACGCCTGATGACGCACGCGATCTTGGGGCGCAGGCACTCTTTGGTGAAAAATACGGCGACGAAGTGCGTGTGGTGTCGATGGGCACTGATGCGTCTTCAGGCAAGGGGATGGACGGTCAGACTTATTCGATCGAACTCTGTGGTGGTACGCATGTGCGTCAGACCGGTGATATCGGTGTTTTTGCGTTGGTCGGGGAAAGTGCATCCAGTTCAGGTGTGCGCCGGATCGAGGCATTGACAGGCGAGTCTGGTTTTGCGCATCTGAGTGCACAGGCACGGCGGGTCTCGGAAATTGCGGCAGACCTGAAAGCCAAGCCTGAGGAACTGGCAGACCGGATCAAAGCAATGAGCGACGAGCGCAAGGCCCTGAGCAACGAGGTTGCGCAGTTACGACGCGAGCTGGCTATGGCTGGCGGAGCCGGTCAGGCGGCAGGCCCTGAGGCGCGCGAAATCAATGGCGTGCAGTTCTTGTCACAAGTATTGAGCGGCGTGTCTGGCAGGGATCTGCCCGCGCTGATTGACGAGCACAAGAACCGTCTGGGATCAGGCGCGGTGTTGTTGATTGCGGATGCAGATGGCAAAGCGGCTGTGGCGGCTGGTGTGACCAAAGACATGACCGACAAAGTGTCGGCCGTGGACCTGGTGCGCGCCGTGACGCCCGAGCTGGGTGGCAAAGGGGGCGGAGGCCGCCCGGATATGGCACAAGGCGGTGGCCGGGATGCCAGCAATGCTGAGGCTGCGATCAAAGCGGCCGAAGCGGTATTGGAGGGATAA
- the recA gene encoding recombinase RecA — protein MATADLLSMDSKKNADKQKALDSALAQIERQFGKGSIMKLGADNPAQDIEATSTGSLGLDIALGIGGLPKGRIVEIYGPESSGKTTLTLHCIAEEQKKGGVCAFVDAEHALDPGYAKKLGVDLDELLISQPDTGEQSLEIVDTLVRSGAVSMVVVDSVAALTPKSELEGDMGDSNVGVQARLMSQAMRKLTGSISRSKCTVVFINQIRMKIGVMFGSPETTTGGNALKFYSSVRLDIRRIGAIKDRDEVVGNATRVKVVKNKVAPPFKQVEFDIMYGEGISKMGELLDLGVKAGVVDKSGSWFSYGDERIGQGRENAKNFLKENTRTALEIEDKIRAAHGLDFDMPEMPSKDEDDILEA, from the coding sequence ATGGCAACGGCAGATCTTTTATCAATGGACAGCAAGAAGAACGCAGACAAGCAAAAGGCGCTCGATAGCGCTTTGGCGCAGATTGAACGGCAGTTTGGCAAGGGCTCGATCATGAAACTGGGCGCGGATAATCCTGCGCAGGATATTGAGGCGACATCGACCGGTTCTCTGGGGCTGGATATTGCCTTGGGTATTGGTGGTCTGCCTAAAGGCCGGATTGTTGAGATTTATGGCCCGGAAAGTTCTGGTAAAACCACGCTGACCCTGCACTGCATCGCAGAAGAGCAGAAAAAAGGCGGTGTTTGTGCCTTTGTTGATGCCGAACATGCGCTGGATCCGGGCTATGCCAAGAAATTGGGCGTCGATCTGGATGAATTGTTGATCTCGCAACCCGACACAGGTGAGCAGTCGCTGGAAATCGTTGATACCTTGGTGCGCTCTGGCGCAGTCAGCATGGTTGTTGTCGATTCGGTTGCGGCGTTGACACCGAAATCCGAGTTGGAAGGCGACATGGGCGACAGCAACGTTGGTGTTCAGGCCCGCCTGATGAGCCAAGCGATGCGCAAATTGACCGGATCAATCAGCCGTAGCAAATGCACAGTTGTGTTCATCAACCAAATCCGGATGAAAATTGGTGTGATGTTCGGCAGCCCTGAAACCACAACCGGTGGTAACGCATTGAAATTCTACAGCTCGGTCCGTCTGGATATCCGCCGTATTGGCGCGATCAAAGACCGTGATGAGGTGGTTGGCAATGCGACACGCGTGAAAGTGGTTAAGAACAAAGTGGCACCGCCGTTCAAACAGGTCGAGTTTGATATCATGTATGGCGAAGGTATTTCCAAGATGGGCGAACTGCTGGATCTGGGTGTCAAAGCTGGCGTTGTCGATAAATCCGGCAGCTGGTTCAGTTACGGTGACGAGCGTATCGGTCAGGGCCGCGAAAACGCGAAAAACTTCCTCAAGGAAAACACCCGCACCGCGCTTGAGATCGAAGATAAAATCAGGGCTGCACATGGTCTGGATTTCGATATGCCCGAGATGCCCAGTAAAGATGAGGATGACATCCTCGAGGCGTAA
- a CDS encoding sulfotransferase family 2 domain-containing protein: MLVFSKAKLVFLSAPKTGSTAYQAALAPLAALVVHDPPELKHSPVFRYNRFFRPMLEKFVGEDFEILAVMREPIDWLGSWYRYRQRPDCAGLPSSTQGITFDTFVDAYTRGEQPAYANVGSQSKFLEPQRNGTAVTHLFRYDDQAGLHSFLENRLGTSFTTTAHNVSPAGDLTLSEKTRHKFERKCAADLALWNGIGSNGHYHPLPSRPKP; this comes from the coding sequence TTGCTTGTGTTTTCAAAGGCGAAGCTCGTTTTTTTATCCGCACCAAAAACCGGCAGCACAGCTTATCAAGCCGCCCTTGCACCTCTCGCAGCACTCGTTGTTCACGACCCGCCAGAACTGAAACATTCCCCGGTTTTTCGCTACAATCGGTTTTTCCGCCCCATGCTGGAAAAATTTGTTGGCGAAGATTTCGAGATTCTTGCCGTCATGCGCGAACCTATCGACTGGCTCGGAAGCTGGTATCGCTATCGCCAACGTCCGGATTGCGCAGGCTTACCATCCAGCACGCAAGGCATCACATTTGATACCTTCGTTGACGCCTATACACGTGGTGAACAACCTGCCTATGCTAACGTGGGATCCCAATCAAAATTTCTGGAACCACAGCGCAATGGAACCGCTGTCACCCATCTTTTTCGCTACGACGATCAAGCCGGTCTGCACAGTTTCCTTGAAAATCGGCTTGGAACATCCTTCACCACAACAGCCCACAACGTTTCACCAGCTGGCGACTTAACTCTATCGGAAAAAACCCGACATAAGTTCGAACGTAAATGCGCCGCGGATCTCGCACTATGGAATGGTATTGGATCAAATGGCCACTATCATCCCCTGCCCTCACGCCCTAAGCCCTAA
- a CDS encoding ATP-binding protein, with the protein MALHSSVIVPVSHMALRLGAGTWVIVVAATGLIAAGLVMLPGAPKLTVLSAGVLCLLCASILCVLRLEKGWQRRRFRRLMNQISQADPLPSVLTLQNGEIVETNAAAEISFGETLSGMMTSILQDYCADPAGIVKHLHQQALSYGTANDKIKNPGRTLHLYVSHVGQGFYSWRLDEAYSESGILGDTFPIPALLIGARNDVLSMNFAAITLLGNNVLGLDQICDNLPFVSGQYHDVHTANDVVPCLAFIDQNDVPEGHRRLFLYPKPDIAADQGNGWAFFEDLPVPLLKLEPDGEIVLINYSARRLLGNPAKPGMMLEDLLEGLGRSIVDWLEDAIAGRGGTHSEFLRLRDDEQEVFIQVALNRVNEPEGARLIAVLNDATELKSLEAQFMQSQKMQAIGQLAGGVAHDFNNLLTAITGHCDLLLLRHDAEETEYADLMQISQNANRAAALVNQLLAFSRKQTLKPKVIEMRETLSDLAHLLNRLVGETVSVSLSHAQDLWAIRADQRQLEQVLMNLVVNARDAMPDGGEIVIETANLVLDQPMERDRAVIAPGRYVRVKVTDEGCGITPGKIQKVFEPFFTTKRTGEGTGLGLSMAYGIIKQTGGFIFVDSQLGCGTTFTLLLPAYDRENIIQEDIVAAPEESHVTGGVVLLVEDEAPVRAFACRALQMRGFTVIEAESGEKALTVLQDANLHIDVFVTDVIMPGIDGPTWVRKALLARPQTTTVFVSGYAEDSFGDKQSRIAHSVFLQKPFSLVELTDVVGQQLHQQRLLISSGLRA; encoded by the coding sequence AATGCTGCCCGGCGCGCCGAAGTTGACGGTGCTATCCGCTGGAGTTTTATGCCTCTTATGTGCCTCTATCCTGTGTGTGTTGCGTTTAGAAAAAGGTTGGCAACGCCGTCGCTTCAGGCGACTGATGAACCAGATCAGCCAAGCCGATCCATTGCCCAGTGTGTTGACATTACAAAATGGCGAAATTGTAGAAACCAACGCTGCAGCAGAAATCTCATTTGGCGAAACCTTGTCGGGTATGATGACGTCGATCTTACAAGACTATTGTGCAGATCCTGCGGGCATTGTGAAACATCTGCATCAACAAGCCCTGTCATATGGAACCGCGAACGACAAAATAAAAAACCCGGGTAGAACATTGCACTTGTATGTTTCTCATGTTGGGCAGGGTTTCTATTCTTGGCGACTTGATGAAGCGTATTCCGAGTCGGGCATTTTGGGTGATACGTTTCCAATACCAGCCTTGTTGATTGGGGCAAGAAATGACGTTCTATCTATGAATTTCGCTGCAATTACATTGCTTGGAAACAACGTGTTAGGACTTGATCAGATTTGCGACAACTTGCCTTTCGTTTCTGGGCAATATCATGATGTCCATACAGCAAATGATGTGGTGCCCTGTCTGGCCTTTATAGACCAAAATGATGTGCCGGAAGGTCATCGTCGGCTATTTTTGTATCCTAAACCGGATATTGCGGCCGATCAGGGAAATGGGTGGGCTTTTTTTGAAGATCTGCCTGTTCCCTTACTTAAACTGGAGCCTGATGGTGAAATCGTATTGATAAATTATTCGGCGCGCCGATTGTTGGGAAATCCGGCAAAACCGGGAATGATGCTGGAAGATCTGCTGGAGGGTTTGGGGCGCTCGATCGTGGATTGGCTGGAGGATGCCATCGCGGGGCGAGGCGGGACACATTCCGAGTTTCTTAGGCTAAGAGACGATGAGCAAGAAGTGTTTATTCAGGTTGCTTTGAACAGGGTTAATGAACCTGAGGGCGCGCGTCTCATTGCGGTTTTGAATGACGCGACAGAATTAAAGTCGCTGGAAGCACAATTTATGCAAAGTCAAAAAATGCAAGCCATCGGCCAGTTGGCTGGCGGTGTTGCACATGATTTCAATAACTTATTAACCGCGATAACAGGCCATTGCGACTTGTTGCTTTTGCGTCATGATGCGGAAGAAACCGAATATGCGGACCTGATGCAGATCAGTCAAAATGCCAATCGTGCTGCGGCTTTGGTTAACCAATTGCTGGCGTTTTCACGCAAGCAAACATTGAAACCCAAAGTGATCGAAATGCGTGAAACACTGTCAGATCTCGCGCATCTTTTGAACCGCTTGGTCGGGGAAACGGTATCAGTGTCACTATCACATGCGCAGGACCTTTGGGCCATTCGTGCAGACCAAAGACAGCTGGAACAAGTGTTGATGAACTTGGTGGTGAATGCGCGCGATGCAATGCCTGACGGAGGTGAGATCGTCATTGAGACCGCCAATCTTGTTCTTGATCAGCCAATGGAACGTGATCGCGCGGTTATAGCACCGGGGCGGTATGTACGGGTCAAGGTCACGGATGAAGGGTGCGGGATCACCCCTGGCAAAATCCAGAAGGTTTTTGAGCCGTTTTTTACCACCAAACGCACTGGCGAGGGCACTGGGTTGGGCTTGTCGATGGCTTACGGGATTATCAAACAAACCGGTGGGTTCATATTTGTGGACAGTCAACTTGGGTGCGGCACAACATTTACCCTGTTGTTACCTGCATATGACCGGGAAAATATTATCCAAGAGGACATTGTGGCTGCGCCTGAGGAAAGCCACGTTACTGGCGGCGTTGTGCTGCTGGTCGAGGATGAAGCCCCGGTTCGTGCCTTTGCCTGCCGTGCATTACAGATGCGTGGTTTCACCGTGATCGAGGCGGAATCTGGTGAAAAGGCGTTAACTGTGTTGCAAGATGCAAACTTGCATATCGATGTGTTCGTTACTGATGTGATCATGCCGGGGATTGATGGGCCGACATGGGTGCGTAAAGCCCTGCTTGCACGCCCGCAAACCACGACGGTCTTTGTTTCTGGATACGCCGAAGATTCCTTTGGTGATAAACAATCACGCATTGCCCATTCTGTGTTTTTACAAAAGCCGTTTTCTCTGGTTGAGCTCACCGATGTTGTGGGTCAGCAATTGCATCAACAACGTCTGTTAATCAGCTCAGGGCTTAGGGCTTAG